From the genome of Streptomyces xanthophaeus:
CGCGTCGGGCAGCAGCATGCCGCGCTGCCACACGATGTCCTGCTCGCGCTCGATCAGCAGGGTGTCTCCGGCCAGCTCGGGTGCGAGCTCCTCGACGGCGACCGCCAGCGCCAGGTTCGCCGGGCCTGCGCCGACTGCGAGCAGTTCGACATTGCGATGCGCCATGGAAGTACCTCCAGATGGAACAGGTGGACAGGTTCGTACGGTCAGGCAGGACGGTTCGCGTCCTTGCGTTGCCTCCCGGGTGATGACCACATTCCATGGCGCCGCCCGATTGCCCGGAAGCCGTCTCGGCCACGGACAATCAACTCGGCGGCGGCCCTCGCGGGCGCGTTGATTGGCCGGTGTCCACGATTACTTCCGGTCAACTCCGAGCCCCATTTCCATGGGGTCTTGTGATCAGTTGCGTCACACGCATCCGGCTGGCCGAACCATCCCTCGGGCAGCCGGGCTTCCATCGAAACCCCATGAGAAGGAGCCCTCGTGCCGCTCACCGAGCCCATCACCCCTGCCGGCGCGCTCTACCGTTCCGAGAGCCCCACACGGGTCGCCACGCGCCGACGTCTGCTGATGTGCCGTCCCCGGCACTACGACGTCACGTACTCGATCAACCCGTGGATGAACCCGCAGCACGCCACGGACAACGCGCTCGCCGTCAGCCAGTGGGAGGGCCTGCGCGACCTGTATCTCGAACTCGGCCACGTGGTCGAGGAGATAGACCCCATCGAGGGCCTGCCCGACATGGTGTTCGCGGCCAACGGCGCCACCGTCGTCGACGGCAAGGTCTACGGGGCCCGGTTCCGGCACGCGGAGCGCACCGCCGAGGGGCCCGCGTACCTGCGGTGGCTGGAGGGCCGCGGCTACACGGACTCGCTGTGGCCCGAATTCGTCAACGAGGGCGAGGGTGACATCCTCACCGTCGGCCGCCGCCTGCTGGCCGGTACCGGCTTCCGCACGGACCCGCGTTCCCACGCGGAGGCGCAGGAGTTCTTCGGCCTCCCGGTCACCTCGCTGACCCTGGTGAACCCGGAGTACTACCACCTGGACACCGCGCTCTCCGTGCTGTCCGAGGACGAGGTCATGTACTACCCGGCCGCCTTCTCCCAGGGCAGCCAGGCCGTACTGCGCGCCATGTTCCCCACGGCGATCCTGGCCACCGCCGAGGACGCGGCCGTCTTCGGCCTCAACGCCTTCTCCGACGGCCGCCACGTGCTCCTGCCGGCCGCGGCCACCGGCCTGCACGCGAAGCTGCGGGCGCGCGGCTTCGAGCCGATCGGGGTCGAGCTCTCCGAGCTCCTCAAGGCCGGCGGCAGCGTCAAGTGCTGCACGCTGGAGCTGCGCGATCGCTGACCGCGCAACCCTTTCGGCGGCGACGGTGTTTCTACCGTCGCCGCACGGCCCTGGCGGTGGGC
Proteins encoded in this window:
- the ddaH gene encoding dimethylargininase; amino-acid sequence: MPLTEPITPAGALYRSESPTRVATRRRLLMCRPRHYDVTYSINPWMNPQHATDNALAVSQWEGLRDLYLELGHVVEEIDPIEGLPDMVFAANGATVVDGKVYGARFRHAERTAEGPAYLRWLEGRGYTDSLWPEFVNEGEGDILTVGRRLLAGTGFRTDPRSHAEAQEFFGLPVTSLTLVNPEYYHLDTALSVLSEDEVMYYPAAFSQGSQAVLRAMFPTAILATAEDAAVFGLNAFSDGRHVLLPAAATGLHAKLRARGFEPIGVELSELLKAGGSVKCCTLELRDR